The window TCGGGGATCGGAATCCATTTCTCGGTGGACGCTTCCTGTTTGATAAGCTCCATCGGAAAAATGAGTGCCAGGTCCTCTGGTGCGATCGGTTGCCTGGTGCCCGGGTGCAGCGGCGGTGGAACCGGGTTGGGTAGGTCGGCCTGAATATTGTACCAGGCCTCCGGGATCTCGGCTTCCGACAGCAGGATTTTAGTCTGGGTCACTAAAGCTCCTCTCCTCTCGAAAAAACTCATAACCATTGTACTCACTATGACAAGCTTCCGCAAGGGCGAACTTACAACGCCTTTCGTGAGATCGAATTTTGGAATAAAGAGGGCGTCTGGTTGTGTTTGACTTATGATCGGTACGATTTGTAAAGGCTGGCTTCCACAATATTCGTGGATTGACGATCAAGAGAGCAGGCTTAGCGCCTGCTCTCTTGTTTTTCGGGCGGTACCGATTACAGTAAGCTGATCCCAGAACCTCAGCTTGCCGCTCTGTCTCATCAGTTCGATGGGTTCAAGGAGGGGATAGCCTTGATTCCGGATCAAACCCACCCGGCTCGACCAGCCTGCTACCTGCACCGGGCTACCGTATCCGGCGGGTAACCCACACCGCCGCTGAGAAAAAGACCGTGGCGTAGGCAACCAAGATGAGCAGGGAGGAAACCGGCAAACCCGCGCCGCCAGCCAGGGAGCGCAGGGCGTAACTGGTGTGAGTCAGCGGCAGGGCATAGACCGCATCGGCCATGATGCCCGGCAAGTGTTCCGTTCGGAAAAAGGTGCCGCACAGAAAGGCCATGGGCAGAATCACAAAGGTACTAAAGTTGGCCATGTCCTCGTGTGAAGGGACGGTCATGGCCGCCACGACGCCCAATGCGGCGAACAGGAAACAGGTAAGAAATATGACGGCAAAAAACCACGGTCCCATAACCGGATGGGCACCGAAAAGGGTGCCGAGACCCAGGATCACCAGCGCGCCGACCAGCCCCCGTACCATCCCGGCCAGCACCTTGCCCAGGACAAAGGAAAGGCTGCTGATGGGCGCGATAAGATATTCCTCCAGCGTCTTGTGGTAAAGACGGCTCATATTGAGCGAGACCCCGGTGGCATTGAAGCTCACCGTCATCGCGCTGAGGGCGATGATCCCCGGGACGACGAAATCCAGGTAAGACCCCCCGTCGGTATGGATGCTCCGGCCTAGGCCCCAGCCAAAGGCCACCAGGTACAGGACGGGGCTGACCAACCTCGAGGCGAGGAACTTCCAAAAAGTACGCTTAAAAACCAGCATCTCGCGCCAAAACACCGTGTAGCTGTCCATTCAACCACCCACCCTGCGTCCGGTAAGTTGCACAAAAACATCCTCCAGGCTCGTTTCCCGGATAACCACCCCGTCATCCAGCCGACCAGCGAAGGCAAGCGCCTCTTCCCGCGTGCCGAAAAGGGTGTGGGTCGTCTGTCCCCCGTTTAAGGATTCGACCGCAAAACGCCCTACGCGCTCTTTAAGCTCCACCGGCGAGCCCAGGGCGATCAGCCTCCCGCGGTCCATTATCCCTACGCGGTGACAGAGCGCCTCGGCTTCCTCAATGTAATGCGTAGTAAGGAGGACGGTAACGCCATCCCGGTTCATCTGGCGGACCAGGTCCCACATCCGCCGCCTGGTCTGCGGGTCGAGACCCACGGTCGGTTCGTCCAGGAAAAGGACGCGCGGCCGGTGCATTAGCGCCCGTGCGATCATCAAGCGGCGTTTCATCCCGCCCGAAAACCTGCTCACCAGCTCACCCTCCCGCTCTTGCAGGTCCACGAAAAAGAGAAGCTCTTCGACACGCTTGCGCCGTTCGGCGGCCGGCATCTTGTACAGGCGTCCGTGCAGTTCCAGGTTCTCGCGCGCGGTAAGCTCCTGGTCGAGGTTCATGTGCTGCGGCACCACCCCGATCTCCTGCCGCACCCTGGCCAGGTCGCGCTGGACCTCGCAGCCGGCGATATAAGCTTCGCCTGCCGTAGGGCGCGCGAGCATGGTCAGCATGCGGACGGTGGTGGTCTTGCCGGCCCCGTTGGGGCCGAGCAGGCCGAAGATCTCGCCCTGCTCGATTCGGAGGTGCAGGTCGTCCACAGCCCTGATACGGCCGTAATCCTTGGTGAGACCCTTGATCTCAATCAAGCGCGTCTGCCTCCTCCTCTAACGCCGCTTCTGTACATGAGACTTAAGCGCGTGACTGTGAGAATGTGTGTGAACGTGTTCGTGAGAGTGGCTGTGAGCGTGCCGGTGGGTGCCCAATACCCCCGCCAGTTTCCCCTCGTCAATGCCTAATTCCTGGAAGGGCTTGCGGCGCATGCGGTGCAAAAGGGCGAGTTCCGCGGTTTCCCGGATGTCGGCCTCCGTCACCTCGGTCCTCCCTTCCAGCGCGGCGTTCGTTTTGGCCGCCTTCATCATCACCAGGTCGGCGCGGTGGCCGTCCACGCCCATTTCAACGGCGGTTCTGGCGACAAGGAGAAGCATTTCGTCGCTGATGCCGACCTGCGGCAGAAGGCGCCGGGCGGCGACGATCCTTTCCCTGAGTCTATGCTGCTCTTCCTCCCAGGACGCGACGAACCCCGCCGGGTCATCCTCGAAGGCCGCCCGTCGCCTGACAATCTCCACCCGCAGCGCCGGATCGGCCACGCCGGTGATGTTGACGCACAGGCCGAAACGGTCCAAGAGCTGCGGCCGCAGTTCCCCCTCCTCAGGGTTCATGGTCCCGATCAGGATAAACCGCGCCGGGTGGGAAAAAGAGACGCCCTCCCTCTCGACGGTGTTGACGCCCATAGCCGCCGCGTCGAGCAGGACGTCCACCACGTGGTCGTCGAGGAGGTTGACCTCGTCCACGTAGAGGATACCACGGTTGGCCTCAGCCAGGACCCCGGGTTCGAACCGCTTCTCGCCTTTTTTGATGGCATGCTCGATGTCGAGGGTGCCCACCACCCGGTCCTCGGTGGCCGAAACAGGCAGGTCCACAACCCGCATCTGCCGCTGCCGCCGGGGGAGTTCCTCGCCGGCCTCCAGCCGCTCCCGGCACCTCCCGCATATGACGGTGACGTCGCCGGGATCGCAGCCAAAGGGGCAGTCGGCCACGACCTCGATCTCCGGCAGCAGCGCAGCCAGCGCCCTTACCGCTGTAGACTTGGCCGTGCCCTTCTCGCCGCGGATGAGCACACCGGAAAGTTTCGGGTTGACGGCGTTCAGGAGCAACGCCTGCTTCATCGGCTCCTGGCCAACAATGGCTGTAAAGGGGTAAACATACCGGCCAGATTCTTGCACGTTGGAAGCCTCCTATCGTCTACCCTGTATTGTGCGGACCGCCTCCACCAGTGTGTCCGCCTTCAGGTCCTCAATCTTGTAATACTCCGCATCCAGGGCCGCGGCCAGTCCCCGGGCCAAGCCGAAGGAAAGAAAGCCGTCCTTCTCCACGTCCACCACCAGGGTTTTGATCCGCGCTTCTTCGTGAACGAGCGCCGCCACCCGGCGCAGGTCCTCGCGCGGGCCTCCGCCCAGGCCCACGTTTCCCCGCCCGTCGGAAATGACGATGAGCAGAGGAGACAGGTTGGGATCCTTGAAAAGGTGGGCCCGGGCCACCTCGTAGGCTTTTAAGAGACCCGCGGCGAGCGGCGTCCGGCCCCCCGTGGGCAGTTCGGCCAAGCGCCTCTCGGCCAGTTCCACACTGTTAGTGGGCGGCAGCAACACCTCGGCGTGCTCACCCTTGAAGGCCACCATCCCCACCCGGTCACGTTTCTGGTAGGCGTCAAGAAGTAAAGACAGTACCGCCCCCTTGGCCGCTACCATGCGCTGCTGCGCCCCCATGGAGCCGGACGCGTCCACGACGAAGACCAGGAAGTTTCCGATCCGCTTTTCCCGCACCTTCTCGCGGATGTCCTGGGACTCGACGGCCACGGCTACGCCGTCCCTGGCCCGCTGTTTCTGGAAGGGCGCGGCCGCCCGCAGGGTGGCGTCGAAGGCCAGGTCATCCCGCTCCCGGCGCAGCGTGGCCCGGACGTACCGGCCCGCCTTCGTCGGCGTCCTGGTGCGCGAGCGCCGGCCCGAGCCCTTGCGCAGGACGCGGTCGCGCTCGTACTCGATGCGCTTTACGCGGAAAGGTTCGTCGGCGGCGAAAACCGTTTCCGCAACGACCGCCGGCGCCCCGTGCTCAGGGGACGAATTACTGTTCGGCTGGTCGTAACCGCCTGCCGCAATGTCACTACTTCCTTCGCCTTGATCGTTTTCCGGCTGGGTGTGGGGCGGCTCGTCCGGTTGCTCCTCTTCCTCCGGTGGCTCCGGCGGTTCCTGCAGTTCTTGTTCCTCGGGTTGCTCCGGCGGGGGCGGCGGGGCCTCGCGCCGCCGGTGGTAAAGCACCAGTTCGGCCACCCTTTCCATGTCCTCGGGCGTCGCCGTTTCCCGCCGCTCCCAGGCCGCCAGCGTCCGCGCCGCCTGCGCGAGCACGATCTCCGCCCGGTGCCCGGCCGCCAGCGCCTCCGCCGCCAGATCCGCGGCGCGCCGGACTGCCGCCGCGGGGACTTCCACGTGGAATAACAGCGCCCGCGCCCGGACGATCTCTTCCCGCAGTCCTGCCTCCCGGGAAGCGAAGGCGGCCAGGAACTCCAGCGGGTCGTTATCGAAGGCCTCCCGCCGCCGGGCGATGGCCACGCGGGCCGCGGGATCGTTCACCCCCTCCACCGGCACGCAGAACCCGAAGCGGTCGAGGAGCTGCGGCCGCAGTTCTCCCTCCTCCGGGTTCATGGTCCCTACCAGGATGAAAGCCGCCGGGTGGGCAAAGGTTATCCCCTCCCGCTCCACCACGTTCACCCCGGATGCCGCCGCGTCGAGCAGGGCATCCACTAGGTGGTCGTCCAGGAGGTTCACCTCGTCCACGTAGACGATGCCGCGGTTGGCCCGCGCCAGGATCCCCGGCTCGAACCGCCGCCGCCCGTGCCGGACGGCGTACTCGAGGTCCAGGCTCCCCACCACCCGGTCCTCGGTGGCCGAAACGGGGAGGTCCACCAGCGGGACCCGTATCGTAACAGAGACGATTTCTTCACCGGCGGCCAGGCGCTCCAGGCAAAAGGGGCAGAGCCGCGCCGCGTCGCGCGGGTCGCAGTTGCAGGGGCAGCCGGCAACCACCTCGATCTCCGGCAGAAGCGCCGCCAGCGCGCGCACCGCCGTGGACTTGGCCGTGCCCTTTTCCCCACGTACCAGCACCCCGCCCAGGCGTGGATTGATAGCGTTCAGGATCAGGGCCAGCTTCATCTCCTCCTGGCCGATGATGGCCGTAAATGGGTAGACGTAGCGCATAGGTCCAACCACCTCAAGTCTTTTCTTCAATCCAGGCCTCCAGTTCCAGCACCGCGTTTTGGAATTCGGCCAACTCTTCGTCTTCGCAGTTGAAATAGCCCCGGCGCATGGCTTCACCGATACGCCTGGCTATTTCCAGGGCGGCAAAGCGGTTGTTCTCTGCCAACCGGCGGCGCATGTCCTGGTCCAGCAGGAAGCGGTGGAGAGCCTCCCGGAAAACCCACCCGCTCACCCGGCCGGTGGTGGCCTTGAGGCCGATCAGATATTCCAGCCGCTCGGCTATCTTCTGGGCACCGTGGTGCTGGTGCTTCAGCATCCCGTCAATCCACCGGGGATTGAAGAGGCGCGTCCTCACCGCCCGGTCAATAGCCTGGCCCACATCGGCCACTTCGGTAATCTCCTCTGTGGTATCCACCACCCACTGTTCGGGAGCTTTTCCTTTCTTTTCCGCCACGCTCCGGGAAAGCCCGCCAAAAAACTCGTAGTAATGGTCGAGATCGGTAAATTCGTATTCCGTGCTGTGCCTTACCTGCGAAACTACCTCGATAGTAGAGAGAAGCCTGGTAAAGAGAGCATGGTTTTCCTGAACCCTGCCCCGGTGATAGCAATAACACATAGAGTTGTCATAACTTTCTACAAGCTCCTTTTCCTCCCGCCAGACCCCGCTTTCCACCAGCGCCCGCATTGACGTGGCGTACTCCGTAGCATGGGGCCCGAATACCCGTCCCCGGCTGACACCACCATATTCTGCTGCCATTTCCAAGCTGTGTTTGCGGACAAAATTCATCTCTTCTTGCTCCGCGGCATCGGCCGCCAACTCTACTGCCCGGTTGATCAGTTCAATCTGGGGGCCGCATATATCGCGGAAGATGCCGCAGATGGTTACCAGAACATCTATCCGGGGCCGGCCGAGCTCCTCCAGAGGAACAAGCTCCAGTTCCTTGAACCAGGGGCTTTCCTTCCGCACCAGGCGTACGCCGAGATAAGCCAGGATCTGGACTATGGTTTCGCCCCCCGTGCTTAAGGTCTCAAATCCCCACAGCACCATCCCCACTGTTTCGGGGTAGCGCCCGTGCGTGCGGTAAAATCTCTCCAGAATGACCTTTACTGCTTCTTCCCCGCGCTTTAGCGCCAGGGGGGTGGGTATGAGCCGCGGGTCGAACTCATACATATTCCGGCCGACCGGGTAGACCTCGGGCGAACGCACCGGATCTCCGGCCAGGTTGGGAAGAAGGTAGCGCCCATCCAGTGCCGAAAGAAGCCCCGCGCTTTCCTGCGAGCGGGCGATGTTTTCCCTTACCCCCGCAAGATACCGGCCTGTTTCCGGCGGCAGGGCCGACTCATCCCCCGCCAGCCAGCGCCCGATTGCCTGGTGTACTTCGCGGTCAACAGTAGCAAATGCCTCCGCTTCCCTGGCGAGACTCTCGTAGGAAAAGCCCATTCTCCCGGCCACCATCCGGTAAAATGAAGGCACTTCCCGGTCAAACCGGACAAGGGCCGCCAGATAGGAAACCAGGTCTTCTCCCTCGAGCTGCCTGTCTAAAATGTGCAAACCCTTGGGGATAAGTCGCCTTTTCATCCGGTAAAGATAGACTTCTAACTCTTCCAAATCGCCGGCAGGCATAGAGAGCGCCTGCGCTTTTTCCTTAATTGCTGCAGCCACGCTCTCCTTATCCCGGCCCTCGGCTTTCCGGTACTCTGCCAGCAGTTCCTCCAGCTCTAAGTACTCGCCGTAAAGACCGGCGGCAATCACCGGCGGCGAGGCGTGGGAAACCGCCACCGCGTAGCTTCTCCGCTTGGCGATGGTGGATTCCGAGGGATTCCCTACCCAGTAATAGTAGAGGTGGGGAACATTGCCGACCAGAATATCCGGAAAACAGCGGCGCGACACCGGAGCCTCCTTGCCCTTGGTGAACTCCAGGGTGCCGTGCATTCCCCAGTGGACGATGCAGTCCGCCCGAAATTCTCTTTGTAACCACCAGTAAAAACAGAGGTACTGGTGGTGAGGCGGCAGTTCTTTGTCGTGATAGGCTTTCTCGGGATTTTCGTGAACACCGCGCGACGGCTGCACGCCGATGAAAACGTTGCCTGCCACCACGCCGGGAATCAAAATCTGCCCATCCCTAACCATTACGGTTCCCGGCGGTTCTCCCCAGTGCTTTTCGATTTGCGCCCGCAGATCCGGCGGCAGCTCGCCGTACCACCGGCGGTAAACCGCCGCATCCACTGCTATCCCAGGAGGAGCCACCTGCCACTCAGGGGTGTTTACCACCCCGCAAGATAAAAGAAATTCCCCCAGGTCCCCCGCGGGAATTTCCACCCGGTACCCGGCAGCCGCCAGCCTTTCGAAAAAGACCCGCAGGCTTTCTAGGGCATCGAGATAACCGGCGCTGCCCAGGTTAGCTTCACCCGGGGGATAGTCGTACAGGATAACGGCGAGCTTCTTGGCAGGATTGGGCTTCCGCTGCAAGGAGAGCCAGCGGCGGACCCGCCCGGCAAACCTCTTTATCCCTTCGGGCAGGGCCCGGACTTCCTTTACCTCCCCACCCAAGAACCTGTCTTCCCCGAGGGACACGAGTCCCCCCACGTAAACCGGCTCGATGCAGCCGTCCAGTTCCGGTAACATAACGCCGAGGGTAATTTCTAGGGGACTCAGCCGGTTCTCTTTTTGCCACTCCCCTATTTCCGTCGTGTAAGACCGAAATCCGGTTAGCACTGGAGCGCCAAGTTCGGACAGCAACCGGTAAGTTGGTTCGGGCGCCCCGCCGTAAGGCCCGCCGTGCAACCGGAAATACTGCAGGTTAACCACGAGGTCAACCACTGGGTGTCCTTCGTCAAAGAAGCAGGAACGGAGGGCTGTGAGGTTGTGCTCTACCTTGGAAAAAACAGGGATGAGGTTGACCTCGTCTCCCAACTCATTAACCAGTGCCTCCACCACCGGTGCGCAGTCGGCAAAGTGCATGCCGCCGTAAAAGAAAATGCCCACGGCAGGCTTGTTCTCGTCCCAGCCTACAGAAGTCTTAAAAGCCTTCAGGTCGGTAAAACGGTGATCAGGAGGCCACCAGATCCCCCAGCCGGGCATTTTTTGCGGCGGCCTGACCTCTACCTTTGCCCCGCAGTATTCCCGCAGCAGGAAAAGAAACAGGTTTTTGAGGTTTTTCTTGCCGCCCTCGGCATAATATTCGCAGGCCACCACCCAGTTGCGCATGTGCTTAAGCTTGCCCACGGGGAGAACTGACCCCAGATTTTTGGCAATCTCGGCAAACTTCCTCGCTTTCAGGTAAGCCTCGATGTCAAAGCGCCCCTCGCGCCGGGGGAGATCAGCTCCGGAAAAAGAACCCATTCGGGTGAGGGAAAAAATATCGCGGCTACCGCCAACCAGAACCACCACCGTGGCGGTGCTCCCGGTCATCAACTCCCGGATCCGGTCCGTGAATTCCGTCTGCCCCCGGATGTCCACGAGAATAACCCGGGCGCTTTTTGCCGCTTCTTCCACCTCTTTCGGGTCAATTCTTCCCCGCTCCCAGTCGGAGAAATAGATTTTTTTGACCGAAAGAATTTCCCCGTATTCCGCCCTAATCTCTGCCAGAGCTTCTCTGAGTTCTCGAGTATTATCAATGGTGCTAAGCAGAAGAAAGCTGTTCACCGTTTTCACCCTTTAAAGTTAAACTCAATCCTCGCGGTGGCCAAGCTGCCACATCCCCAGCGCAAAGAAGATCCCCGTCCAGCCGGCAAGCAACCCAACCGTCTCCCAGGAGGGTACCCCTCCGGTCAAGGCATCCCGGAGGATCTGCGTCGCCGGGGTCAGCGGAAGAAGCCACACCAGCTGTTGCAGGACCTCGGGAAGCCTTTCGAGCGGGATGAGCGTGCCGCAGAGAAAGGTCATGGGCACGATGACGAACTCGCTGATCATCGTCTGGTCGTCGAAGGAGCGCAGGCAGAGCCCCAGAAAAACCCCGAAGGCGCCGCAGGAAAAGGCAACCGCCAGAAGCCATGGGATTCCGTCAGGCGCCGGGCGAAAGCCGGGAACGAACAGGAGCACCAGTCCAAGGACGATCCCCCCCGCCAGAAGCCCCCGCAGGGCGCCGGAGAGGGTATACCCGAGCCAGACGGTGAAGTCCTCGACGGGCGCCAGGCGATAGGCCTCGAAGCTCTTGAAGTGTAGGCGGTTGTAGAACATCCGGACGGTAACCGAGGTCACCCCGTTGTTGAAAACCGCCAGCGCCACCACACCCGGTATTAGAAACTCCAGATAGTTTAGCCCGCCGGGAACGAGCATCTTCAACCGCTGCCCCACGCCGAAACCAAAAGTCAGGAGAAAGATGAGGGGCGAGAGTGTATATACGGCCAGGTAAAGCCAAAAACGGCGCCGCCAGTAAACCATCTCCTCCCAGACGATCGGGTAGCAGCCGAAGAACAGTTCCCGCATCAGTCCTGCCGCCTCCAGCACAGCAAGGCGTACGCCAGGGCGTAAGACCCGGCAAGCCAGCCGAGGCTCTGGCCGAACCAGTCCCAGTGGGCGGTACCCGTCAGTGCCAGCGCCCGAAGGTTGTACGTGGCGGCGGTGAGGGGAAGAAACCAGCTGAAGTATGCAAGCACCCCCGGCAATTGCTCCACCGGGAAGAAGGTCCCGCAGAAGAAGGTCATCGGAAAAACTATCAGATTAGTAAACATCAACACATCCTTGTCCCCGCCGGCGATCATGGCTACCGCCACCGCCAGCGAGGCGAAGAGGAGACAGACCACGGCAAGCTGGACCAGGAAAAGGGCGGAAAACCGCAGGCCCCCCACGACGGTCCAACCGGCAAGGCAAACCGCAAGGGCCGTCAGCAGTCCCTTGCCTCCCCCGGCCAGGACGTGCCCCGCGAGGAGGGAACCGGTGGAAACCGGGGCCAGAAGATACTCGTCGAGAGCCCGGTAGAAGGTCCGCCGCAGGGTGAACCAGTTGACCAAGTCAGTGTAGCTTGCCGTGACCGCGGCCATCACCACCAGTCCCGGTAAGAGGAAGCAGAGGTACTGCGTGCCGCCGGCTGAATGTTTCAGATTCCAGGCAAAAAGCGCCAGGAAAATCAGGGGCCGGTTCAACCCCCCGAACAAAAACCGCCACCAGCGCCGCCTCCAGACCAGTCCCATGGCCAGCACCAGAGGTAGCCACGAAGGATAAACCTTTTCCCGCCAGGGCCTTTTCCCAACAGCTGCTTCGGTCATCCCGTGCCTCCTACCCGCCCCGGATCTCCCGGCCCGTGAGCTCCACAAAGACGTCCTCCAGATTCGTGCGCCGGACGGTTACATCGCCGGCAAGGGTGCCGGCGTGCGCCTTGGCGTCCTGGCGCGCGGGGAAAAAGACCCGCCGCGTGCCCTCCCCGGCAAAACACTCCACACAGAATGAACCCAGCCTGTCCTTCAACTCCCGCGGCGTCCCCAGGGCGATCAGCTTTCCCCGGTCGATGATCCCGACACGGTGGCAGAGGCTATCCGCCTCTTCAATATAGTGGGTGGTGAGCAGCACCGTGACGCCGCTGCGGTTCATGACCTGGATCAGATCCCAGATCTTTCGCCGGGTCTGCGGGTCGAGCCCCACCGTTGGCTCATCCAGGAACAGAATGGGCGGCCGGTGCATGAGCGCCCGCGCAATGAGAAGCCGCCGGGCCATTCCGCCGGAGTAGTGCTGGACGCGGTC is drawn from Candidatus Desulforudis audaxviator MP104C and contains these coding sequences:
- a CDS encoding putative cobaltochelatase produces the protein MRYVYPFTAIIGQEEMKLALILNAINPRLGGVLVRGEKGTAKSTAVRALAALLPEIEVVAGCPCNCDPRDAARLCPFCLERLAAGEEIVSVTIRVPLVDLPVSATEDRVVGSLDLEYAVRHGRRRFEPGILARANRGIVYVDEVNLLDDHLVDALLDAAASGVNVVEREGITFAHPAAFILVGTMNPEEGELRPQLLDRFGFCVPVEGVNDPAARVAIARRREAFDNDPLEFLAAFASREAGLREEIVRARALLFHVEVPAAAVRRAADLAAEALAAGHRAEIVLAQAARTLAAWERRETATPEDMERVAELVLYHRRREAPPPPPEQPEEQELQEPPEPPEEEEQPDEPPHTQPENDQGEGSSDIAAGGYDQPNSNSSPEHGAPAVVAETVFAADEPFRVKRIEYERDRVLRKGSGRRSRTRTPTKAGRYVRATLRRERDDLAFDATLRAAAPFQKQRARDGVAVAVESQDIREKVREKRIGNFLVFVVDASGSMGAQQRMVAAKGAVLSLLLDAYQKRDRVGMVAFKGEHAEVLLPPTNSVELAERRLAELPTGGRTPLAAGLLKAYEVARAHLFKDPNLSPLLIVISDGRGNVGLGGGPREDLRRVAALVHEEARIKTLVVDVEKDGFLSFGLARGLAAALDAEYYKIEDLKADTLVEAVRTIQGRR
- a CDS encoding ABC transporter permease — translated: MTEAAVGKRPWREKVYPSWLPLVLAMGLVWRRRWWRFLFGGLNRPLIFLALFAWNLKHSAGGTQYLCFLLPGLVVMAAVTASYTDLVNWFTLRRTFYRALDEYLLAPVSTGSLLAGHVLAGGGKGLLTALAVCLAGWTVVGGLRFSALFLVQLAVVCLLFASLAVAVAMIAGGDKDVLMFTNLIVFPMTFFCGTFFPVEQLPGVLAYFSWFLPLTAATYNLRALALTGTAHWDWFGQSLGWLAGSYALAYALLCWRRQD
- a CDS encoding ABC transporter permease, which encodes MRELFFGCYPIVWEEMVYWRRRFWLYLAVYTLSPLIFLLTFGFGVGQRLKMLVPGGLNYLEFLIPGVVALAVFNNGVTSVTVRMFYNRLHFKSFEAYRLAPVEDFTVWLGYTLSGALRGLLAGGIVLGLVLLFVPGFRPAPDGIPWLLAVAFSCGAFGVFLGLCLRSFDDQTMISEFVIVPMTFLCGTLIPLERLPEVLQQLVWLLPLTPATQILRDALTGGVPSWETVGLLAGWTGIFFALGMWQLGHRED
- a CDS encoding ABC transporter ATP-binding protein — protein: MIEIKGLTKDYGRIRAVDDLHLRIEQGEIFGLLGPNGAGKTTTVRMLTMLARPTAGEAYIAGCEVQRDLARVRQEIGVVPQHMNLDQELTARENLELHGRLYKMPAAERRKRVEELLFFVDLQEREGELVSRFSGGMKRRLMIARALMHRPRVLFLDEPTVGLDPQTRRRMWDLVRQMNRDGVTVLLTTHYIEEAEALCHRVGIMDRGRLIALGSPVELKERVGRFAVESLNGGQTTHTLFGTREEALAFAGRLDDGVVIRETSLEDVFVQLTGRRVGG
- a CDS encoding cobaltochelatase subunit CobN, which codes for MNSFLLLSTIDNTRELREALAEIRAEYGEILSVKKIYFSDWERGRIDPKEVEEAAKSARVILVDIRGQTEFTDRIRELMTGSTATVVVLVGGSRDIFSLTRMGSFSGADLPRREGRFDIEAYLKARKFAEIAKNLGSVLPVGKLKHMRNWVVACEYYAEGGKKNLKNLFLFLLREYCGAKVEVRPPQKMPGWGIWWPPDHRFTDLKAFKTSVGWDENKPAVGIFFYGGMHFADCAPVVEALVNELGDEVNLIPVFSKVEHNLTALRSCFFDEGHPVVDLVVNLQYFRLHGGPYGGAPEPTYRLLSELGAPVLTGFRSYTTEIGEWQKENRLSPLEITLGVMLPELDGCIEPVYVGGLVSLGEDRFLGGEVKEVRALPEGIKRFAGRVRRWLSLQRKPNPAKKLAVILYDYPPGEANLGSAGYLDALESLRVFFERLAAAGYRVEIPAGDLGEFLLSCGVVNTPEWQVAPPGIAVDAAVYRRWYGELPPDLRAQIEKHWGEPPGTVMVRDGQILIPGVVAGNVFIGVQPSRGVHENPEKAYHDKELPPHHQYLCFYWWLQREFRADCIVHWGMHGTLEFTKGKEAPVSRRCFPDILVGNVPHLYYYWVGNPSESTIAKRRSYAVAVSHASPPVIAAGLYGEYLELEELLAEYRKAEGRDKESVAAAIKEKAQALSMPAGDLEELEVYLYRMKRRLIPKGLHILDRQLEGEDLVSYLAALVRFDREVPSFYRMVAGRMGFSYESLAREAEAFATVDREVHQAIGRWLAGDESALPPETGRYLAGVRENIARSQESAGLLSALDGRYLLPNLAGDPVRSPEVYPVGRNMYEFDPRLIPTPLALKRGEEAVKVILERFYRTHGRYPETVGMVLWGFETLSTGGETIVQILAYLGVRLVRKESPWFKELELVPLEELGRPRIDVLVTICGIFRDICGPQIELINRAVELAADAAEQEEMNFVRKHSLEMAAEYGGVSRGRVFGPHATEYATSMRALVESGVWREEKELVESYDNSMCYCYHRGRVQENHALFTRLLSTIEVVSQVRHSTEYEFTDLDHYYEFFGGLSRSVAEKKGKAPEQWVVDTTEEITEVADVGQAIDRAVRTRLFNPRWIDGMLKHQHHGAQKIAERLEYLIGLKATTGRVSGWVFREALHRFLLDQDMRRRLAENNRFAALEIARRIGEAMRRGYFNCEDEELAEFQNAVLELEAWIEEKT
- a CDS encoding ABC transporter permease, whose product is MDSYTVFWREMLVFKRTFWKFLASRLVSPVLYLVAFGWGLGRSIHTDGGSYLDFVVPGIIALSAMTVSFNATGVSLNMSRLYHKTLEEYLIAPISSLSFVLGKVLAGMVRGLVGALVILGLGTLFGAHPVMGPWFFAVIFLTCFLFAALGVVAAMTVPSHEDMANFSTFVILPMAFLCGTFFRTEHLPGIMADAVYALPLTHTSYALRSLAGGAGLPVSSLLILVAYATVFFSAAVWVTRRIR
- a CDS encoding ATP-binding protein, translating into MQESGRYVYPFTAIVGQEPMKQALLLNAVNPKLSGVLIRGEKGTAKSTAVRALAALLPEIEVVADCPFGCDPGDVTVICGRCRERLEAGEELPRRQRQMRVVDLPVSATEDRVVGTLDIEHAIKKGEKRFEPGVLAEANRGILYVDEVNLLDDHVVDVLLDAAAMGVNTVEREGVSFSHPARFILIGTMNPEEGELRPQLLDRFGLCVNITGVADPALRVEIVRRRAAFEDDPAGFVASWEEEQHRLRERIVAARRLLPQVGISDEMLLLVARTAVEMGVDGHRADLVMMKAAKTNAALEGRTEVTEADIRETAELALLHRMRRKPFQELGIDEGKLAGVLGTHRHAHSHSHEHVHTHSHSHALKSHVQKRR